The DNA segment GCAGGAGAGCGACGTCCAGGGTCTCGTCGAACTTGGCGAACTTCACCTTCTTCGCGAGCTGGATCGCCTCCTCGAGCGGGTAGGGTCGGTCCTCGATCTGGGCCTTCGCGGCCTGAAACTTCTTTCCTCTGGTACTCATCCGCATCCTTTCGTCGTGCCAACGGCCTCTTTGGGAGGCCTCCGACCGTTTATCGCCCGCGACGTCCCCTGGGCGCTGACTCGCCCCGCCGCGGACGGGTTTCCCCCTGTCAAACGACGTCGAGACCCATATTCCGGGCCGTTCCGGCGATCGTCTTCACCGCCGCCTCGAGCGATCCGGCATTCAAGTCCGGCATCTTGAGCTTCGCGATATCTTCGACCTGCGCCTTCGTCACCTTCCCGACCTTGACCTTGTTCGGCTGGCCGGAACCCTTGGCCACCCCGGCCGCCTTGAGCAGCAGGACCGGCGCGGGGGGCGTCTTCGTGATGAAGGTATAGGAGCGGTCGGCGAACACCGTGATCACCACGGGGATGATCAGCCCCTTGTCCTTCGCGGTCCTCGCGTTGAAGTTCTTCACGAAGTCCATGATGTTGACGCCCGCCGGCCCGAGCGCGGTGCCGACCGGCGGCGCCGGGGTCGCCTCCCCCGCCGGGATCTGGAGCTTGATGTAGCCGGTGATCTTCTTCGCCATCGCCTTCCTAAACCTTCTGGACCTGCAGGAAGTCCAACTCGACCGGCGTCGCCCGGCCGAAAATCGTGACCATCACCCGGAGGGTGGAACGGTCGAGGTTGACGTCCTCGACGACGCCCGTGAAGTTCGTGAACGGCCCGTCGGTGATCCGCACCGTCTCGCCGTGCTCGAACGTGTGACGCGGCTTCGGCTTTTCCTTGGTCGAGTGGACCTGGTGGAGGATCTGCTCGACCTCCTCGTCGGTGAGCGGCGTCGGCTCTTTGCCGGACCCGACGAACCCCGTCACC comes from the Thermoanaerobaculia bacterium genome and includes:
- the nusG gene encoding transcription termination/antitermination protein NusG → MATATGQKRWYIVHTYSGFEDRVRQNLLQRVEAMGMKDAFGDVRIPTETLVEMKGGKRREIHRKFFPGYILVEMEMSDEAWHLVKNTPKVTGFVGSGKEPTPLTDEEVEQILHQVHSTKEKPKPRHTFEHGETVRITDGPFTNFTGVVEDVNLDRSTLRVMVTIFGRATPVELDFLQVQKV
- the rplK gene encoding 50S ribosomal protein L11 yields the protein MAKKITGYIKLQIPAGEATPAPPVGTALGPAGVNIMDFVKNFNARTAKDKGLIIPVVITVFADRSYTFITKTPPAPVLLLKAAGVAKGSGQPNKVKVGKVTKAQVEDIAKLKMPDLNAGSLEAAVKTIAGTARNMGLDVV